A portion of the Lolium rigidum isolate FL_2022 chromosome 1, APGP_CSIRO_Lrig_0.1, whole genome shotgun sequence genome contains these proteins:
- the LOC124677218 gene encoding tricin synthase 2-like, with product MASNGEVKDIHNSESTKTLLKSDALYEYMLKTMVYPRENEFLRELRLITKEHTYGFMSSPPDEGQLLSLLLKVMGAKKTIEVGVFTGCSVLATALAIPDDGRVVAIDVSKEYFDLGLPVIKKAGVAHKVDFREGPAGPILDGLIADEEHEASFDFAFVDADKPNYGKYHEQLLRLVRVGGVLAYDNTLWGGSVAMPDDTPFTLEDGHIRDAIREFNAKIAADARVEPVQLPIADGITLCRRIA from the exons ATGGCTTCGAACGGGGAGGTCAAGGACATCCACAACAGCGAAAGCACCAAGACGCTCCTCAAGAGTGACGCCCTCTACGAG TACATGCTGAAGACGATGGTGTACCCACGGGAGAACGAGTTCCTGCGGGAGCTCCGCCTCATAACCAAGGAGCACACCTA TGGGTTTATGTCGTCGCCGCCGGACGAGGGGCAGCTGTTGTCGCTGTTGCTCAAGGTGATGGGCGCCAAGAAGACCATCGAGGTCGGCGTCTTCACCGGCTGCTCCGTCCTCGCCACGGCGCTCGCCATCCCGGACGACGGCAGGGTGGTCGCGATCGACGTCAGCAAGGAGTACTTCGACCTCGGCCTCCCGGTCATCAAAAAGGCCGGCGTCGCGCACAAGGTGGACTTCCGCGAGGGCCCCGCCGGCCCGATCCTCGACGGGCTCATCGCCGACGAAGAACACGAGGCGAGCTTTGACTTCGCCTTCGTGGACGCCGACAAGCCCAACTACGGCAAGTACCACGAGCAGCTGCTGCGACTGGTGCGCGTCGGCGGCGTGCTCGCCTACGACAACACGCTCTGGGGCGGCTCAGTGGCCATGCCCGACGACACGCCGTTCACGTTGGAGGACGGCCACATACGGGACGCCATTAGGGAGTTCAATGCTAAGATCGCCGCCGACGCGCGCGTCGAGCCCGTGCAGCTCCCCATCGCCGACGGCATCACGCTTTGCCGCCGCATCGCATGA
- the LOC124677228 gene encoding caffeoyl-CoA O-methyltransferase-like codes for MATYRPDSNTLLANDSVLEYVLETTVYPREHERVRELRLITQQHPKSFMGSSPDQMQFFSVLLKMIGARNTIEVGVFTGYSLLSTALALPADGKVVAIDVNREYYELGRPVIEKAGVAHKVDFRVGDGLAVLDGVLAEDGGAKAGTFDFAYADADKLQYAGYHERLLRLVRVGGTIAYDNTLWGGSVAMTRDTLGSSEYDRVVRDYMMEFNAAVAADDRVEACVLAIADGVTLCRRVK; via the exons ATGGCGACGTACCGGCCGGATAGCAACACTCTCCTCGCCAACGACTCGGTCCTGGAG TACGTGCTGGAGACGACGGTGTACCCGCGGGAGCACGAGCGCGTGCGCGAGCTCCGCCTCATCACACAACAGCATCCCAA GTCTTTCATGGGATCGTCCCCCGACCAGATGCAGTTCTTCTCCGTCCTGCTCAAGATGATCGGCGCAAGGAACACTATCGAGGTCGGCGTGTTCACCGGCTACTCGCTGCTCTCCACCGCTCTCGCCCTCCCCGCCGATGGCAAG GTGGTTGCCATCGACGTGAACCGGGAGTACTACGAGCTGGGCCGGCCGGTGATCGAGAAGGCCGGCGTGGCGCACAAGGTGGACTTCCGCGTGGGCGACGGCCTCGCCGTGCTCGATGGGGTTTTGGCCGAGGACGGCGGCGCCAAGGCCGGCACGTTCGACTTCGCGTACGCGGACGCCGACAAGCTGCAGTACGCCGGGTACCACGAGCGTCTGCTGCGGCTGGTGCGTGTCGGCGGCACCATCGCCTACGACAACACGCTCTGGGGCGGCTCCGTGGCGATGACCCGCGACACGCTGGGCAGCTCCGAGTACGACCGCGTGGTGCGGGACTACATGATGGAGTTCAACGCCGCCGTCGCGGCCGACGACCGCGTCGAGGCCTGCGTCCTCGCCATCGCCGACGGCGTTACCCTGTGCCGCCGCGTGAAGTGA